One window of Dehalobacterium formicoaceticum genomic DNA carries:
- a CDS encoding sulfite exporter TauE/SafE family protein gives MQQSAVQKTIMLEGLSCPACEQKIEKSLKKLDGVIEVRVDYVHSTAVVRYKPGQISLDTIQEAIENAGYPVLHLDTTVSPAQEQSSYSSMFFIGLIIVGLYIIINNTVGFNFFPQVSSNMGYSLLFIAGLFTSFHCIAMCGGINLSQCIGDGKCENRAIYHKFKPSLLYNLGRVSSYTILGGIVGALGSLFTLSLQGKAFISVIAGAFMVIMGLNMSGILPPLRRLMPRLPQSLTVKLESGKQGKTPFVVGVLNGFMPCGPLQAMQLHALGTGSFWAGAFSMFLFSLGTVPLMFAFGAFSSLLSSRFTKEMMKVSALLVIILGMIMGNRGFLLSGITVSDALLSPLGISQTQNNKAQRAVIKDGYQNVTTQLESGRYQPLILYAGVPVKWTIVAEKENLNGCNNEIIIPDYQLQQKLSVGENVIEFTPKRPGIITYTCWMGMISSKMTIE, from the coding sequence ATGCAACAGTCCGCAGTCCAAAAAACTATAATGCTAGAGGGGCTTTCCTGTCCCGCCTGTGAACAGAAAATAGAGAAAAGTCTTAAAAAGCTTGATGGTGTTATCGAGGTCAGAGTTGATTATGTACACTCAACCGCGGTAGTCCGTTACAAACCAGGGCAGATTTCTCTTGACACCATACAAGAAGCCATTGAAAATGCCGGTTATCCTGTCCTTCACCTGGATACTACAGTGTCACCCGCTCAGGAACAGTCCTCCTACTCATCGATGTTTTTTATCGGCTTAATAATTGTGGGACTTTATATCATTATCAACAATACTGTTGGGTTTAACTTTTTTCCCCAGGTGAGTTCAAACATGGGATACAGTTTGCTCTTTATTGCAGGGCTTTTTACCTCCTTCCACTGCATTGCCATGTGCGGCGGTATTAATTTGTCTCAGTGCATCGGTGACGGTAAATGTGAGAACAGGGCTATCTATCATAAGTTCAAACCCAGTTTACTGTACAATCTTGGCCGGGTTAGCTCCTACACCATATTAGGAGGCATTGTTGGGGCATTGGGTTCTCTTTTCACTCTTTCCCTGCAAGGAAAAGCATTTATTTCTGTTATTGCCGGGGCTTTTATGGTCATAATGGGACTGAATATGTCGGGCATCCTGCCGCCTCTGCGCAGGCTAATGCCTCGACTCCCCCAAAGCTTAACGGTTAAGTTAGAAAGTGGGAAACAAGGAAAAACCCCGTTTGTTGTAGGGGTTCTTAATGGTTTTATGCCTTGTGGTCCTTTGCAGGCTATGCAACTGCATGCCCTGGGCACCGGAAGCTTCTGGGCGGGTGCCTTTTCAATGTTTTTATTCAGTCTGGGTACTGTGCCGCTGATGTTCGCTTTCGGCGCTTTCAGCTCACTTCTCAGTTCCCGTTTTACTAAGGAAATGATGAAGGTCAGTGCTCTGCTGGTCATTATTCTTGGTATGATCATGGGAAACCGTGGCTTTTTGTTGTCCGGAATCACCGTAAGTGACGCGCTCCTTTCACCTTTGGGGATCAGCCAGACTCAGAACAACAAGGCCCAGCGTGCTGTAATAAAAGATGGTTATCAGAATGTCACCACCCAGCTTGAATCCGGCCGATATCAGCCCTTAATCCTATACGCCGGTGTTCCTGTGAAATGGACAATTGTTGCCGAAAAAGAAAACTTAAACGGCTGTAATAATGAAATCATTATTCCGGACTATCAGCTACAGCAAAAGCTGTCAGTGGGAGAGAACGTGATCGAATTTACCCCAAAAAGACCTGGAATAATCACGTATACCTGCTGGATGGGGATGATCAGCAGTAAAATGACCATTGAGTAA
- a CDS encoding SHOCT domain-containing protein, whose translation MMGYGMMGYGMAVAMFLWWAILLGGIFLGCYGITLLIRNKNNTTNSNEALEKLKVRYVMGEISQEEYTEKKQLLQVK comes from the coding sequence ATGATGGGTTACGGAATGATGGGCTATGGCATGGCAGTAGCCATGTTCTTATGGTGGGCCATACTCTTGGGTGGAATATTCCTAGGGTGTTATGGAATAACACTTTTAATTCGTAATAAAAATAATACCACCAACAGTAACGAAGCCTTGGAAAAATTAAAGGTGCGCTATGTTATGGGTGAAATTTCCCAAGAGGAATATACGGAAAAAAAGCAATTGTTACAGGTTAAATAA
- a CDS encoding anti-sigma factor domain-containing protein: MKKKQLIIMSIDKDYTVGYTEDGQFVKIPQKPAHQVGQMINYQPTKFGSRYHRGLAVATAILLVFFAGIFSPFFQQEAAASYLSIGLNTGSLEIWTDHNNKVIETLYTDSLERLNQLELKGKDIYEAVAALTVEAKKYGLITEKKDDILLVNLIDIKEDSQHHHVSEDKIKKIILEELNAKEYKGLMMMERHDMDYLTKANELNLTASQYQVYEKSSAKGHKLEMEKIKHGQIRSVLEEAGTTPEEIFEMPNNNMHNNTMNNTMHNNNHGMSAPIPTPNQNNETIAPEQSKDTMQEQEQEQEQDVESNNHMGKKSMQMDNYNKMHN; encoded by the coding sequence TTGAAAAAAAAACAGCTGATAATTATGTCCATAGATAAGGATTATACGGTTGGGTATACCGAAGATGGTCAATTCGTAAAAATTCCCCAAAAACCTGCCCATCAGGTTGGTCAGATGATAAATTATCAGCCAACAAAATTCGGATCAAGATACCATAGGGGTTTAGCTGTTGCTACAGCGATTTTATTAGTATTTTTTGCGGGGATTTTTAGTCCTTTTTTTCAGCAAGAAGCTGCCGCGTCTTATCTGAGTATTGGGCTAAATACTGGAAGCCTGGAAATATGGACTGATCATAATAATAAAGTAATTGAAACACTATATACTGATTCCCTGGAAAGGTTAAATCAGTTGGAACTCAAAGGGAAAGATATTTATGAGGCTGTTGCAGCTTTAACCGTCGAAGCCAAGAAATATGGTCTGATAACGGAAAAGAAAGATGATATTTTATTGGTAAATCTAATAGATATAAAGGAAGACAGCCAACATCATCATGTTTCTGAGGATAAAATCAAGAAAATAATTTTAGAAGAATTAAATGCTAAAGAATACAAGGGCTTAATGATGATGGAACGTCATGATATGGATTATCTTACAAAAGCAAATGAATTAAATCTTACAGCCAGCCAATATCAAGTTTATGAGAAAAGCAGTGCTAAAGGCCATAAGTTAGAAATGGAAAAAATCAAGCACGGTCAAATTCGTTCCGTATTGGAAGAAGCGGGAACAACTCCGGAGGAAATATTTGAAATGCCAAACAATAATATGCATAATAACACTATGAATAATACCATGCATAACAACAATCATGGAATGTCCGCACCCATACCAACACCAAATCAGAATAATGAAACTATTGCACCGGAGCAAAGTAAAGACACAATGCAAGAACAAGAACAAGAGCAAGAGCAAGATGTGGAAAGTAATAATCATATGGGTAAAAAAAGTATGCAAATGGATAATTACAATAAGATGCACAACTAA
- the sigI gene encoding RNA polymerase sigma-I factor, whose amino-acid sequence MPFRLKHHILQAQQGNKNIREHLIAKHKKYILQTCSSICNRYLTWENDEELSIGLLAFNESIDAYDTAGKTRFTTFSYSVIKKRLIDYFRSQEKYHNELLTASADTQEFEVLNNKEAIETYQENISLENLTILIERYRIKLDEYDIDINNLPEHSPKHRDTRETLQNVSRILINDPDLLNHLIRYKQLPIKQLMVATGQSRKVLEKGRKYIIAISIIFIVPELAPLRKFSKFNIDRGELI is encoded by the coding sequence GTGCCTTTTAGATTAAAACATCATATTTTACAGGCCCAGCAAGGTAACAAGAATATTCGTGAACATCTGATTGCCAAGCATAAGAAATACATTCTCCAAACATGTTCCAGTATCTGCAATAGATATTTAACCTGGGAAAATGATGAAGAATTAAGCATTGGCCTATTAGCTTTTAATGAATCTATAGATGCATACGATACTGCCGGTAAAACCAGATTTACAACTTTTTCTTATTCGGTAATTAAAAAAAGACTGATTGATTATTTTAGAAGTCAGGAGAAATATCATAATGAATTATTAACTGCTTCTGCTGATACTCAGGAGTTTGAGGTATTAAATAATAAAGAAGCTATAGAAACTTATCAGGAAAATATCTCTTTAGAAAATCTGACGATATTAATTGAGCGCTACAGAATTAAATTAGATGAATATGATATTGATATTAATAATTTACCGGAACATTCCCCTAAGCATAGGGATACCAGAGAGACTCTGCAAAATGTCAGCCGGATTTTAATTAATGATCCGGACCTTCTTAACCACTTAATTCGTTATAAACAGCTGCCGATAAAACAGCTGATGGTGGCAACAGGTCAAAGCAGAAAGGTCCTGGAAAAGGGCAGAAAATATATTATTGCTATTAGTATTATTTTTATTGTGCCAGAGCTTGCTCCATTAAGGAAATTTTCTAAATTTAATATTGATCGGGGTGAGTTAATTTGA
- a CDS encoding DUF2318 domain-containing protein, with protein MGKNKNIVLAGVALIVIIIAVYTSVLPKDHQENYGAQPKTATMNAISEKGDLVIPVADITEKASFYAYNGQENQMEIIAVKASDGTIRTAFNTCQVCYSSGRGYYVQEGNMLVCQNCGNQFHMDDVQVTKGGCNPIPIDAEQKVVTDTSITITKDFLTQAEEIFANWKI; from the coding sequence ATGGGAAAGAATAAAAATATTGTTCTGGCTGGGGTTGCTCTGATTGTAATTATCATTGCTGTTTATACTTCTGTTCTTCCGAAGGATCACCAGGAAAATTATGGGGCACAGCCTAAAACTGCAACTATGAACGCAATCAGCGAAAAGGGAGATTTAGTTATTCCTGTAGCTGATATTACAGAAAAAGCATCATTTTATGCTTATAATGGGCAGGAAAACCAGATGGAGATTATTGCAGTAAAGGCATCTGACGGAACAATACGCACCGCCTTCAACACCTGTCAGGTCTGTTATAGTTCGGGAAGAGGTTATTATGTACAGGAAGGTAATATGTTAGTATGCCAAAATTGCGGCAATCAATTTCATATGGATGATGTCCAGGTTACCAAAGGCGGATGTAATCCCATACCTATCGATGCTGAGCAAAAAGTGGTTACCGATACATCCATTACGATTACCAAGGACTTTTTAACACAGGCAGAAGAAATTTTTGCTAATTGGAAGATTTAG
- a CDS encoding HypC/HybG/HupF family hydrogenase formation chaperone, whose translation MFLGVPAQVMDIKNKIGIVKIDGIFVKVSLDLASEVNVGDYVLVHAGFAIQVISCEEAALTWTNINKMMDNTRHN comes from the coding sequence ATGTTTCTGGGTGTACCGGCTCAGGTGATGGATATAAAAAATAAAATCGGCATTGTAAAAATTGATGGTATATTTGTCAAAGTAAGCTTGGATTTAGCATCGGAAGTAAATGTAGGTGACTATGTCTTAGTCCATGCAGGATTTGCCATTCAGGTGATCAGCTGTGAAGAAGCAGCGCTTACCTGGACGAATATTAATAAGATGATGGACAATACTAGGCACAATTAA
- a CDS encoding DUF5658 family protein, producing MLSSRSKLNILLIIVAILNIIDLLASWQLISKYGLEMELNPIMRWVFGFGLVPTVLVKMGMLLLFLIVITLGARKYFRLAYMGTWVVILVMGAVILVHVANSIIK from the coding sequence ATGCTGTCTTCGAGGAGTAAGCTAAATATTCTTCTGATTATTGTTGCCATCCTAAACATCATTGATTTGCTGGCGTCCTGGCAATTAATTAGCAAATACGGGTTGGAGATGGAGCTTAATCCCATCATGCGCTGGGTTTTTGGATTTGGCCTTGTCCCAACTGTCCTTGTTAAAATGGGCATGTTGCTTCTTTTCTTGATTGTCATAACCCTGGGGGCGAGAAAATACTTTCGCCTGGCTTACATGGGAACCTGGGTGGTGATTTTGGTTATGGGCGCAGTGATATTGGTACATGTTGCCAATTCCATCATAAAATGA
- a CDS encoding response regulator transcription factor, with protein sequence MTGKRILVVDDEPKMRELISLYLKKENFQVVTAGDGLQALEELEKGDNFSLFIIDVMMPNMDGFTLCKEIRRISQKPVIFLTARGEEYERLMGFEIGADDYIVKPFSPREMVARVKAVLKRTETALETAGKQTYGDLTIDVEGREVKIEHDTLSLTPKEFDLLVYLVKNPGKVLSREQIMNHVWDYEYYGDQRTVDTHIKKLREKLGEKTEKYIKTVWGVGYKFELE encoded by the coding sequence ATGACAGGGAAGCGTATTTTGGTGGTTGATGATGAGCCTAAGATGCGGGAATTGATCTCCTTATATCTTAAAAAAGAGAATTTTCAGGTAGTCACAGCCGGAGACGGACTTCAGGCTTTAGAGGAACTGGAGAAAGGAGATAACTTTAGTTTGTTTATCATCGATGTCATGATGCCAAACATGGATGGCTTTACTTTATGTAAGGAAATCAGGCGTATTTCCCAAAAACCTGTGATCTTCCTCACCGCCCGTGGAGAGGAATACGAGCGCTTAATGGGATTTGAGATTGGCGCCGATGATTATATTGTGAAGCCTTTCAGTCCCAGAGAGATGGTGGCCAGAGTGAAAGCAGTTTTGAAACGAACAGAGACAGCTTTGGAAACGGCAGGAAAACAAACATACGGTGATTTAACAATAGATGTAGAAGGCAGAGAAGTAAAAATTGAGCATGACACCCTGAGCTTAACGCCCAAAGAATTCGATTTGTTAGTCTATCTGGTAAAAAATCCTGGTAAGGTTTTGTCCCGGGAGCAAATTATGAATCATGTTTGGGATTATGAATACTATGGCGACCAAAGAACCGTTGATACCCATATTAAAAAACTACGGGAAAAACTGGGGGAAAAAACGGAAAAGTATATTAAAACTGTATGGGGTGTAGGCTACAAATTTGAGTTAGAATAA
- a CDS encoding DUF4346 domain-containing protein, with product MLSIGKNYPVAISTLGNSELADKISELKSNGLSIVGKTETENIGVEKIIKNILAVPSIKYLMLCGADSEGHYSGNTLLSLWENGVDHKMRVIASKGKNPVLSNSSPQEVDVFRNQIEVIDMIGCEDLSKILESLGELSEKAENSCNSNSNSIDNCTLENEETEKPLILSFDTVKTVKTFDTVETIEAEEKDPNKVKLDKAGYFVIVPKADSNMIFVEHYSYSNQLLRIIKGNDSRNIYWTVIENGWITELSHAAYLGKELAIAEMSMEQGFKYVQDKA from the coding sequence CTGTTATCAATAGGCAAAAATTATCCGGTGGCCATATCCACCTTGGGCAATTCAGAGCTTGCTGATAAAATTTCGGAGTTAAAATCAAATGGCTTAAGTATTGTGGGTAAAACAGAAACCGAAAACATCGGTGTCGAAAAGATAATCAAAAATATCCTGGCAGTACCTTCGATTAAATATCTGATGTTATGCGGTGCAGATTCTGAGGGGCACTACAGCGGCAACACGTTGCTGTCTCTTTGGGAAAACGGCGTTGATCATAAAATGCGCGTTATTGCTTCAAAAGGGAAAAATCCTGTTTTATCAAATTCGTCACCGCAGGAAGTAGATGTTTTTCGCAATCAGATAGAAGTTATTGATATGATTGGCTGTGAGGATTTAAGCAAAATTTTAGAGAGCTTAGGAGAGCTGTCCGAAAAGGCTGAAAATAGCTGTAATTCTAATAGCAATTCTATTGATAACTGTACATTAGAAAATGAAGAAACTGAAAAACCGTTAATCCTATCCTTTGATACAGTTAAAACGGTTAAAACATTTGATACCGTTGAAACAATTGAGGCTGAGGAAAAAGACCCCAATAAAGTAAAATTAGATAAAGCCGGATATTTCGTGATAGTTCCAAAAGCTGATAGCAACATGATTTTTGTGGAACATTATAGCTACAGTAATCAATTGCTTCGTATTATTAAAGGGAATGATTCAAGAAATATCTATTGGACTGTCATCGAAAATGGTTGGATTACAGAGCTTAGCCACGCCGCTTATCTTGGGAAAGAGCTTGCTATAGCCGAAATGTCAATGGAGCAAGGATTTAAGTATGTTCAGGACAAGGCTTGA
- a CDS encoding glucose 1-dehydrogenase, with translation MNFKDKAVIVTGAGKGIGKCIAQSYAAEGAKVIIAEKNPEWGLETEKSILAAGGKATYIQTDVSHSMDIEKLIQKTTERHGSIDILINNAGVSKWKSPYQLTVEEWDEIININLRSVFLCSREAAKIMRSHGGGSIVNMASTRALMSEPDTEAYAASKGGIIALTHALAASFSADHIRVNCISPGWIETGDYHGLRAIDHDQHFSGRVGTPKDIARACLYLTGAGNEFINGSNIVIDGGMTRKMIYEP, from the coding sequence ATGAATTTTAAAGATAAAGCTGTCATTGTCACTGGTGCCGGAAAAGGTATCGGTAAATGTATTGCACAAAGCTATGCTGCGGAAGGTGCCAAGGTAATCATAGCAGAAAAGAATCCGGAATGGGGATTGGAAACGGAAAAATCAATTTTAGCTGCTGGCGGGAAAGCAACCTATATTCAAACTGATGTATCTCATTCAATGGATATTGAAAAGCTAATACAGAAGACAACAGAGAGACATGGTTCAATTGATATTTTGATCAACAATGCGGGGGTTTCAAAATGGAAGTCCCCTTATCAGTTGACTGTGGAGGAATGGGATGAAATCATCAATATCAACCTGCGTAGCGTATTTCTGTGTTCCAGAGAAGCGGCTAAAATTATGCGAAGTCATGGTGGTGGCTCTATTGTTAATATGGCATCTACCAGGGCATTAATGTCAGAGCCGGATACTGAAGCCTATGCTGCCTCAAAGGGTGGGATCATCGCTTTAACCCATGCCTTGGCAGCATCCTTTTCAGCGGATCATATTCGGGTAAACTGTATTAGCCCGGGCTGGATTGAGACAGGTGACTATCATGGGTTAAGAGCTATTGACCATGATCAGCATTTTTCCGGAAGGGTGGGCACTCCTAAGGATATTGCCAGGGCTTGTTTGTATTTAACCGGTGCCGGAAATGAATTTATTAATGGTAGCAATATCGTCATAGATGGCGGCATGACCCGGAAAATGATCTATGAACCATAA